The proteins below are encoded in one region of Paenarthrobacter ilicis:
- a CDS encoding potassium channel family protein yields MANSTGAANRPAHNAPVLVIGLGRFGSATAEQLVKQGREVLAIERDRTLVQKWAPVLTHVVEADATNIDALRQLGAQEFSSAVVGVGTSIESSVLITVNLVDLGIQHLWVKAITPSHGKILTRIGANHVIYPEADAGVRAAHLVSGRMLDFIEFDDDYAIVKMYPPKETVGFTLEESKVRSKYGVTIVGVKTPGEDFTYARPETKVSGHDMLIVSGHVDLLERFAARP; encoded by the coding sequence TTGGCTAACAGCACAGGGGCGGCCAACCGCCCCGCCCACAACGCCCCGGTACTGGTCATTGGACTGGGCCGGTTCGGCTCCGCCACGGCTGAGCAGCTGGTCAAGCAGGGCCGCGAGGTTCTGGCGATCGAGCGCGACCGGACGCTGGTGCAGAAATGGGCGCCGGTCCTCACGCACGTGGTGGAGGCCGACGCCACCAACATCGACGCCCTCCGCCAGCTGGGCGCACAGGAGTTCAGCTCCGCCGTGGTGGGCGTTGGAACGTCCATCGAATCCTCGGTGCTCATCACCGTGAACCTGGTGGACCTGGGAATCCAGCACCTCTGGGTCAAGGCCATCACGCCCTCGCACGGCAAGATCCTCACCAGGATCGGGGCCAACCACGTGATCTACCCCGAGGCCGATGCGGGCGTCCGGGCTGCGCACCTGGTGTCCGGCCGCATGCTGGACTTCATCGAATTCGACGACGATTACGCGATCGTGAAGATGTACCCGCCCAAGGAGACCGTGGGCTTCACGCTGGAAGAGTCCAAGGTCCGCTCCAAATACGGTGTGACGATTGTGGGCGTGAAAACCCCCGGCGAAGACTTCACGTACGCGCGGCCGGAAACCAAAGTGTCCGGACACGACATGTTGATCGTATCCGGACACGTGGACTTGCTGGAGCGCTTCGCAGCCCGTCCCTAG